The following coding sequences are from one bacterium SCSIO 12741 window:
- a CDS encoding 1-aminocyclopropane-1-carboxylate deaminase/D-cysteine desulfhydrase, protein MNLTIPSPVQSLNLPEAHGRNIQVWIKRDDLIHPEISGNKWRKLKYHLQEAQQQNRPILTFGGAYSNHLAATAAAGHLSGIKTIALVRGERISPLNPTLQFAEDHGMELHFISREQYRQKNSTEFLDQVRDQFGSVHLVPEGGYSVQGMQGCAELVNEIEEPFDYILTASGTGTTLAGIASALSKNQQAIGVPVLKSGEFITNEVAALWKIFETKPTIPELWTDFHFGGYARITDDLVAFANSFYREHHIPLDLVYTAKLFFGLIQRLETDYFPEGSSIVVVHTGGLQGNAGMKQRHGVLLEY, encoded by the coding sequence ATGAATCTTACAATTCCTTCTCCGGTTCAATCACTTAACCTGCCTGAGGCTCATGGGCGAAACATTCAGGTATGGATCAAGCGGGATGATCTCATCCATCCAGAAATATCGGGGAACAAATGGCGTAAACTGAAGTACCACCTCCAAGAGGCCCAACAACAAAATCGACCCATTCTCACTTTTGGCGGAGCCTATTCCAACCACTTGGCGGCAACAGCTGCCGCAGGACATTTATCCGGAATCAAAACCATCGCCCTGGTTCGAGGGGAACGCATCTCTCCGCTAAATCCTACCCTGCAATTTGCCGAAGATCACGGTATGGAGCTGCATTTCATTTCCCGAGAACAGTACCGCCAAAAAAATTCAACCGAATTTCTTGACCAGGTAAGGGATCAGTTCGGTTCCGTCCATTTGGTTCCTGAGGGTGGATATTCTGTACAAGGAATGCAAGGCTGCGCCGAATTGGTTAACGAAATAGAAGAGCCCTTTGATTATATCCTTACGGCATCCGGTACAGGCACTACATTAGCCGGTATTGCTTCTGCCCTATCCAAAAATCAACAAGCCATTGGAGTTCCCGTTCTCAAATCGGGTGAATTCATTACCAACGAAGTAGCGGCTTTGTGGAAAATTTTTGAGACTAAACCCACCATTCCAGAGCTGTGGACGGATTTCCATTTTGGAGGGTATGCTCGAATTACAGACGATTTGGTTGCCTTCGCCAATAGCTTCTACCGGGAGCACCACATTCCATTAGACCTGGTTTATACCGCAAAGCTTTTCTTTGGCTTGATTCAGCGCCTCGAAACCGATTATTTTCCAGAGGGTTCGAGCATCGTAGTAGTTCATACCGGAGGTTTGCAGGGCAATGCAGGCATGAAACAAAGGCATGGAGTTCTGTTGGAGTATTGA